A single region of the Equus przewalskii isolate Varuska chromosome 26, EquPr2, whole genome shotgun sequence genome encodes:
- the LOC103550873 gene encoding nucleoporin NUP188 isoform X3, with product MTERQVSRWFVQCLREQSMLLEIIFLYYAYFEMAPSDLLVLTKMFKEQGFGSRQTNRHLVDETMDPFVDRIGYFSALILVEGMDIESLHKCALDDRRELHQLAQDGLICQDMDRLMLTFGDIPHHAPVLLAWALLRHTLSPDETSSVVRKIGGTAIQLNVFQYLTRLLRSLASGGNDCTTSTACMCVYGLLSFVLTSLELHTLGNQQDVIDTACEVLADPSLPELFWGTEPTSGLGIILDSVCGMFPHLLSPLLQLLRALVSGKSTAKKVYSFLDKMSFYNELYKHKPHDVVSHEDGTLWRRQTPKLLYPLGGQTNLRIPQGTVGQVMLDDRAYLVRWEYSYSSWTLFTCEIEMLLHVVSTADVIQHCQRVRPIIDLVHKVISTDLSIADCLLPITSRIYMLLQRLTTVISPPVDVIASCVNCLTILAARNPAKVWTDLRHTGFLPFVAHQVSNMSQMISAEGMNAGGYGNLLMNSEQPQGEYGVTIAFLRLIATLVKGQLGSTQSQGLVPCVMFVLKEMLPSYHKWRYNSHGVREQIGCLILELIHAILNLCHETDLHSSHTPSLQSLCICSLAYTEAGQTVINIMGIGVDTIDMVMAAQPRSDGAEGQGQGQLLIKTVKLAFSVTNNVIRLKPPSNVVSPLEQALTQHGAHGNNLIAILAKYIYHKHDPALPRLAIQLLKRLATVAPMSVYACLGNDAAAIRDAFLIRLQSKIEDMRIKVMILEFLTVAVETQPGLIELFLNLEVKDGSDGSKEFSLGVWSCLHAVLELIDSQQEDRYWCPPLLHRAAIAFLHALWQDRRDSAMLVLRTKPKFWENLTSPLFGTLSPPSETSEPSVLETCALVMKIICLEIYYVVKGSLDQSLKDTLKKFSSENRFTYWSGYVKSLAVHTADTEGSSCTSLVEYQMLVSAWRMLLIIATSHAEIMHLTDSAVRRQLFLDVLDGTKALLLVPASVNCLRLGSMMCTLLLILLRQWKRELGSVDEILGPLTEILEGVLQADQQLMEKTKAKVFSAFITVLQMKEMRVSDIPQYSQLVLNVCETLQEEVIALFDQTRHSLASGSAAEDKDSMETDDCSRLRHKDQRDGVCVLGLHLAKELCEVDEDGDSWLQVTRRLPILPTLLTTLEVSLRLKQNLHFTEAALHLLLTLARTQQGATAVAGAGITQSICLPLLSVYQLSTNGTVQTPSTSRKSLDAPSWPGVYRLSMSLMERLLKTLRYNFLTEALDFMGVHQERTLQCLSAVRTVQSLACLEEADHTVGFILQLSSFMKEWHFHLPQLMRDVQVSLGYLCQACTSLLHSRKMLQHYLQNKNGDGIPSAVTPRVQRPPTAAPAAPSCSSSKQPSADTEASEQRALHTVQYGLLKILSRTLAALRHFTPDVCQILLDQSLDLAEYNFLFALSFTTPTFDSEVAPSFGTLLATVNVALNMLGELDKKKEPLTQAVGLSTQAEGTKTLKSLLMFTMENCFYLLISQAMRYLRDPAVHPRDKQRMKQELSSELSTLLSSLSRYFRRGAPSSPAAGVLPSPQGKSTSLSKASPESQEPLIQLVQAFVRHVQR from the exons ACTGAGCGCCAAGTGTCTCGCTGGTTTGTTCAGTGTCTTCGGGAACAGTCCATGCTGctagaaatcattttcctttattatgcATACTTTGAGATGGCGCCTAGTGACTTACTGGTATTAACCAAGATGTTTAAAGAGCAAGGATTTGGTAGTAGGCAGACCAACAGGCACCTGGTGGATGAGACCATGGATCCTTTTGTGGACCGGATTGG CTACTTCAGTGCCCTTATCCTGGTGGAGGGCATGGATATTGAATCCTTGCATAAGTGTGCTCTGGATGACAGGAGAGAGCTGCACCAGTTGGCCCAGGACGGGCTTATTTGTCAG GATATGGACCGTTTGATGTTGACCTTTGGGGACATTCCACATCATGCCCCAGTGCTTTTGGCTTGGGCTCTCCTCCGTCACACCCTGAGTCCAGATGAGACAAGCAGTGTTGTCCGGAAGATAGGTGGCACGGCCATCCAGCTGAATGTATTTCAGTACTTGACCCGACTACTCCGCTCACTAGCCAGTGGAGGAAATGAT TGTACCACCAGCACTGCGTGCATGTGTGTCTATGGACTCCTTTCTTTCGTTCTGACCTCGCTGGAGCTGCACACGCTGGGCAATCAGCAG GATGTAATCGACACAGCATGTGAAGTCCTGGCAGACCCTTCTCTTCCAGAACTGTTCTGGGGAACA GAGCCAACCTCTGGTCTTGGGATCATTCTGGACAGTGTGTGTGGAATGTTTCCTCATCTCCTCTCCCCGCTCCTGCAGTTGCTACGAGCCCTTGTATCAGGGAAGTCTACTGCCAAAAAG GTGTATAGTTTCTTGGATAAGATGTCTTTCTACAATGAACTTTATAAGCACAAGCCCCATGATGTGGTCTCCCATGAAGATGGAACTCTGTGGCGGAGGCAAACACCTAAACTCCTTTATCCTCTTG GGGGTCAGACCAACCTTCGCATACCTCAAGGCACTGTGGGCCAAGTAATGCTGGATGACAGGGCTTACCTGGTGCGCTGGGAATACTCCTACAGCAGCTGGACCCTCTTTACCTGTGAGATTGAAATGCTGCTTCATGTTGTTTCCACTGCAG ACGTGATTCAGCACTGTCAGCGGGTCAGACCCATCATTGATCTGGTCCATAAGGTCATCAGTACAGATCTGTCCATAGCAGACTGTCTCCTGCCCATCACGTCTCGCATCTACATGCTGCTGCAGCG GTTAACCACAGTGATCTCCCCGCCTGTGGATGTCATTGCTTCTTGTGTCAATTGCTTGACCATTTTGGCTGCCCGGAACCCTGCAAAG gTCTGGACTGATCTTCGTCACACAGGCTTTTTACCATTCGTGGCCCACCAGGTCTCCAACATGAGTCAGATGATTAG TGCAGAGGGAATGAATGCTGGAGGGTACGGAAACCTCTTGATGAATAGTGAACAGCCCCAGGGCGAGTATGGGGTCACTATTGCCTTTCTGCGCTTGATCGCCACTCTTGTCAAG GGGCAGCTTGGCAGTACCCAGAGCCAAGGGCTGGTGCCCTGTGTCATGTTTGTGCTGAAGGAGATGCTTCCTAGCTACCACAAGTGGCGCTACAACTCACATGGTgtgagagaacagattg GTTGCCTGATCCTGGAGCTGATTCATGCAATACTGAACCTGTGCCATGAGACAGACCTGCACAGCAG TCACACCCCCAGCCTGCAGTCTCTCTGCATCTGCAGCCTGGCCTATACAGAAGCAGGACAGACAGTTATTAATATCATGGGCATCGGCGTGGACACCATTGACATGGTGATGGCTGCTCAGCCACGCAG TGATGGGGCagagggccaggggcagggccagctgCTGATCAAGACAGTGAAACTGGCATTCTCCGTTACCAACAATGTTATTCGGCTGAAACCTCCTTCTAATGTGGTATCCCCTCTGGAACAGGCTCTCACACAACATG GTGCCCATGGGAACAACCTCATTGCTATTCTTGCCAAATACATCTACCACAAACATGATCCTGCTTTGCCGCGCCTTGCCATCCAGCTGCTGAAACGTCTGGCCACG GTGGCCCCAATGTCAGTGTATGCCTGTCTGGGCAATGATGCGGCTGCCATTCGAGATGCCTTCCTGATCCGACTACAGAGCAAGATTGAGGACATGCGCATCAAAGTCATGATTCTAGAATTCCTCACGGTTGCAGTAGAGACTCAGCCAGGCCTCATTGAACTATTTCTGAATCTGGAGGTGAAGGATGGCAGTGATGGCTCCAAG GAATTCAGCCTTGGGGTATGGAGCTGTCTCCATGCGGTGCTGGAGCTGATTGATTCCCAGCAAGAGGATCGCTACTGGTGCCCACCCCTGCTGCATCGTGCGGCCATTGCCTTTCTGCATGCCCTGTGGCAGGACCGTCGGGACAGTGCCATGTTGGTCCTCAGAACCAA acCCAAGTTTTGGGAGAATTTAACCAGTCCACTGTTTGGcaccctttctcctccctcagaAACATCTGAG CCCAGCGTCCTGGAAACTTGTGCCCTCGTCATGAAGATAATTTGCTTGGAGATATACTATGTAGTTAA GGGCTCATTAGACCAGTCATTAAAAGATACACTCAAGAAATTTTCCAGCGAGAATCGCTTCACCTACTGGTCAGGGTATGTCAAGTCCTTGGCAGTTCACACGGCTGACACAGAGGGCAGCAGCTGCACCTCCTTGGTAGAGTATCAGATGCTGGTCTCCGCCTGGAGGATGCTTCTCATCATTGCCACAAGTCAC GCGGAGATAATGCACCTGACCGACTCTGCAGTGCGTCGCCAGCTCTTTCTTGACGTGCTTGATGGGACCAAAGCGTTA CTCCTAGTCCCGGCCTCAGTGAACTGCCTCCGCCTCGGCTCCATGATGTGCACTCTGCTGCTCATCCTCCTCCGGCAGTGGAAGAG AGAGTTAGGTTCTGTGGATGAAATCCTCGGACCGTTGACGGAGATATTGGAGGGAGTGCTGCAGGCAGACCAGCAACTCATGGAGAAGACCAAGGCCAAGGTGTTCTCAGCATTCATCACAGTGTTGCAGATGAAGGAGATGAGAG TGAGTGACATCCCTCAGTACTCCCAGCTGGTGCTGAATGTCTGTGAGACCCTCCAGGAAGAGGTGATTGCACTCTTCGACCAGACCCGCCATAGTCTGGCTTCGGGCAGTGCCGCGGAGGACAAGGACAGCATGGAGACTGATGACTGCTCACGGCTCCGCCACAAGGACCAGCGTGATGGG GTGTGTGTCCTGGGCCTGCACCTGGCCAAGGAGCTGTGTGAGGTGGATGAGGATGGTGACTCGTGGCTGCAGGTGACCCGCAGGCTCCCCATCCTGCCGACCCTCCTCACTACCCTAGAGGTGAGCCTTCGCCTGAAGCAGAACCTGCACTTCACTGAGGCGGCGCTGCACCTGCTCCTCACCCTGGCTCGCACCCAGCAG GGAGCCACAGCAGTGGCTGGAGCCGGCATCACCCAGAGCATTTGTTTGCCCCTCCTGAGTGTGTACCAGCTCAGCACCAATGGGACGGTGCAG ACACCCAGCACTTCTCGGAAATCCCTGGATGCCCCCTCTTGGCCGGGGGTCTACCGCCTGTCAATGTCTTTGATGGAGCGGCTCCTTAAAACTCTGCGCTACAACTTCCTCACCGAGGCCCTGGACTTCATGGGCGTTCATCAGGAACGGACCCTACAG TGCCTCAGTGCGGTGAGGACAGTGCAGAGTCtggcctgcctggaggaggcggACCACACTGTGGGCTTCATTCTGCAGCTCTCCAGCTTCATGAAGGAATGGCACTTCCACCTGCCTCAGCTCATGCGGGATGTCCAG GTCAGCCTGGGCTACTTGTGCCAGGCCTGCACCTCCCTCCTGCACAGCCGCAAGATGCTGCAGCACTACCTGCAG AACAAAAATGGGGACGGTATCCCCTCGGCTGTCACCCCTCGAGTTCAGCGGCCACCCACAgctgcccctgctgccccctcctgctcttcctccaagCAGCCCTCTGCTGACACAGAGGCCTCGGAGCAGCGAGCCTTGCACACAGTCCAGTACGGCCTTCTCAAGATCCTCAGCAGGACCCTGGCGGCCCTGCGCCACTTCACCCCGGACGTCTGCCAGATCCTGCTGGACCAG TCCCTGGACCTTGCTGAATACAACTTCCTATTTGCCCTGAGCTTTACCACTCCCACCTTTGACTCTGAAGTGGCCCCTTCCTTCGGGACCCTTCTGGCCACAGTGAATGTGGCCCTAAACATGCTTGGAGAG CTGGACAAGAAAAAGGAGCCACTCACCCAGGCTGTGGGGCTCAGCACACAGGCGGAAGGGACCAAAACACTGAA GTCTCTCCTCATGTTTACCATGGAAAACTGCTTCTACCTGCTCATCTCCCAGGCAATGCGTTACCTTAGGGACCCAGCTGTGCACCCCCGGGACAAACAGCGGATGAAGCAGGAGCTCAGCTCAGAGTTG AGCACGCTGCTTTCCAGCCTCTCGCGCTACTTCCGCCGGGGAGCCCCCAGCTCCCCTGCTGCTGGTGTCCTCCCCTCGCCTCAGGGCAAGTCCACCTCTCTCTCCAAGGCCAGCCCTGAGAGTCAGGAGCCTCTGATCCAGCTAGTGCAGGCCTTTGTCCGACACGTGCAAAGATAG